A genomic segment from Danio aesculapii chromosome 17, fDanAes4.1, whole genome shotgun sequence encodes:
- the LOC130244504 gene encoding putative transmembrane protein INAFM2, with protein MPNMERGKPATYTGDKKAKMAAKTNKKWVRLATVFAYVLSVSLAAIILAIYYSLIWKPAGNGNNNNNNGTIGTGTTTTTAQPENLNSTAGFSNTTVGFSNTTTAQVNRRKRALSEDFYSYGDLYKSRSDAKTRGGLTSGDALTETARAPEDSRQKKQSRLVSDKQN; from the coding sequence ATGCCCAATATGGAAAGGGGCAAACCCGCAACATACACGGGCGACAAGAAGGCAAAGATGGCTGCAAAAACCAATAAGAAGTGGGTAAGACTGGCCACGGTGTTTGCATACGTCTTATCAGTATCTCTAGCCGCGATTATCCTGGCTATATACTACAGTCTGATCTGGAAACCCGCTGgaaatggcaataataataataacaatggcaCCATTGGCACtggcaccaccaccaccaccgcgCAACCCGAAAACCTCAACTCCACTGCCGGCTTCAGCAACACCACTGTCGGCTTCAGTAATACCACCACCGCGCAGGTCAACAGGAGAAAACGCGCACTTTCTGAGGATTTCTACTCGTATGGAGACTTGTATAAGAGTCGAAGCGACGCAAAAACACGCGGAGGTTTGACCAGCGGGGACGCGCTAACGGAGACCGCGCGCGCGCCTGAGGATTCTAGACAGAAAAAGCAAAGTCGGTTAGTTTCCGATAAGCAGAACTAA